A genome region from Deinococcus sp. KNUC1210 includes the following:
- the ubiE gene encoding bifunctional demethylmenaquinone methyltransferase/2-methoxy-6-polyprenyl-1,4-benzoquinol methylase UbiE, whose protein sequence is MSIPSVGDQRSQSDQQRKADDVQAMFASIAPRYDLLNRLLSAGIDRGWRRAAAEEALLLHPARLLDVATGTADFALELKRRSPACEVIGSDFVPQMLAIGREKARAQHLDIRLEEGDALNLPYPDASFDTITCAFGFRNFADYARGLAEFWRVLKPGGRCVILEFPPPAPGLFGSVFRFYFQHVLPRIGALISGNAGAYTYLPESVLAFPTPQRLAQLMVATGFRTRYRLLTFGIAAVHVGDKL, encoded by the coding sequence ATGAGCATCCCCAGCGTGGGCGACCAACGTTCCCAGAGTGACCAGCAGCGCAAGGCCGACGACGTACAGGCGATGTTTGCGAGTATCGCGCCGCGCTACGACCTGCTCAACCGCCTGCTGAGTGCAGGCATCGACAGGGGCTGGCGTCGGGCCGCCGCCGAGGAAGCGCTGCTGCTGCATCCGGCACGCCTGCTGGACGTGGCGACCGGAACCGCCGATTTTGCGCTGGAACTTAAGCGCCGTTCCCCAGCGTGCGAGGTGATCGGCTCGGATTTCGTGCCGCAGATGCTGGCAATCGGGCGCGAGAAGGCCAGGGCGCAGCATCTGGATATTCGGCTGGAAGAGGGCGACGCGCTGAATCTGCCGTACCCCGACGCCAGTTTCGACACCATCACCTGCGCGTTCGGCTTCCGCAATTTCGCGGATTATGCACGCGGTCTGGCCGAGTTCTGGCGCGTGCTGAAACCGGGGGGCCGCTGCGTGATTCTGGAGTTTCCACCGCCCGCACCGGGGCTGTTCGGCAGCGTCTTCCGCTTCTACTTTCAGCATGTGCTGCCGCGCATCGGTGCTTTGATCAGCGGCAATGCGGGCGCGTATACCTATCTGCCCGAAAGCGTGCTCGCCTTTCCCACTCCGCAGCGGCTGGCACAGCTGATGGTGGCGACAGGATTTCGCACCCGCTACCGGCTGCTGACCTTCGGCATCGCGGCGGTGCATGTGGGCGACAAGCTGTAA